A DNA window from Tachysurus fulvidraco isolate hzauxx_2018 chromosome 4, HZAU_PFXX_2.0, whole genome shotgun sequence contains the following coding sequences:
- the lrrc18a gene encoding leucine-rich repeat-containing protein 18 produces MKLCTMAKGKKGGSKGKKITLKMAKKALRLTPEGKRRLDLSNMGIDTFPKCLLKLTDLEEVDLSRNQLKKIPDFIGQLIGVLWLDLHSNYIEQLPKSIGQLESLCHLNLCNNSLDSAGLPADIGNLRNLQTLNLGMNRLTALPLTMAALTNLRELGLFDNKITVLPECIRMLPNLKKINTNRNPIAYAQRDAKDTRTTESLYLVREEDLCKLCLEKCREERQRQERKQLLDKSQRRGRLSGLITPNSVARSNQELWHQIPC; encoded by the exons ATGAAACTG TGCACCATGGCTAAAGGGAAGAAGGGGGGGTCAAAGGGCAAAAAGATCACCCTGAAAATGGCCAAGAAAGCCCTCAGGCTGACACCCGAGGGAAAACGACGTCTTGATCTCAGCAACATGGGTATTGACACCTTTCCAAAATGTCTTCTAAAACTCACTGACCTGGAGGAGGTGGACCTGAGCCGTAATCAGCTGAAAAAGATTCCAGATTTCATTGGCCAGCTCATTGGCGTGCTCTGGCTTGACCTGCACAGCAACTACATTGAGCAACTGCCGAAAAGCATTGGACAGCTGGAGTCTCTGTGCCACCTCAACCTTTGCAACAACAGCCTGGACTCGGCCGGTTTGCCCGCTGACATTGGAAACCTGAGGAACCTGCAGACTCTCAACCTGGGTATGAACCGACTCACTGCTCTTCCTCTTACCATGGCTGCTCTGACCAACCTGAGAGAACTGGGCTTGTTCGACAACAAGATCACTGTGCTTCCTGAATGCATCCGCATGTTGCCCAAtctgaaaaaaatcaacaccAACCGCAACCCCATAGCCTATGCTCAGAGAGATGCCAAAGATACAAGAACAACTGAGAGCTTGTATTTAGTGAGGGAGGAAGATCTGTGTAAGCTTTGTCTAGAGAAATGTAGGGAGGAACGGCAGAGACAGGAAAGGAAACAGCTTTTAGATAAGTCTCAAAGGAGAGGTCGGTTGTCAGGGCTGATCACACCGAACTCAGTGGCACGAAGCAATCAGGAGTTGTGGCACCAGATTCCATGCTGA